In Cellvibrio polysaccharolyticus, a genomic segment contains:
- the dksA gene encoding RNA polymerase-binding protein DksA: MPKNSANTETFALRPFVPYKEKKGEEYMNADQKEHFRQLLLNWKMELMEEVDRTVSHMKDEAANFPDPADRASQEEEFSLELRTRDRERKLIKKIDSTFELIEADDYGYCNACGVEIGIRRLEARPTATLCVDCKTLDEIKEKQIGG, encoded by the coding sequence ATGCCGAAAAACTCAGCTAACACCGAAACTTTCGCCTTGCGTCCTTTCGTTCCCTATAAAGAGAAGAAAGGCGAAGAGTACATGAATGCGGATCAAAAGGAGCATTTCAGACAATTGCTTCTGAACTGGAAAATGGAGCTGATGGAAGAAGTTGACCGCACCGTCAGCCATATGAAAGATGAAGCCGCCAACTTCCCTGACCCGGCCGACCGCGCCAGCCAGGAAGAAGAGTTCAGCCTTGAATTGCGCACCCGCGACCGCGAGCGCAAGCTGATCAAGAAGATTGATAGCACCTTCGAGTTGATCGAAGCGGACGACTACGGTTACTGCAACGCTTGCGGTGTTGAAATCGGTATTCGTCGCCTCGAAGCTCGCCCCACAGCAACCCTGTGTGTCGACTGCAAAACACTCGATGAAATCAAGGAAAAACAAATCGGCGGTTAA
- a CDS encoding sigma-54-dependent transcriptional regulator, whose amino-acid sequence MSKILIVEDETIIRTALRKLLERNQYEVSEAPSVKEATTRYQLKDFDLIISDLRLPGAPGTDLIKLAGDIPVLIMTSYASLRSAVDSMRMGAVDYIAKPFDHDEMVTAVKRVIGKAKAGKLASQSTQTASHAIAGMIGNSDVMQDLYNRIHKVAPTAATVLVHGETGTGKELVARALHEESQRANHLMISVNCAAIPETLIESELFGHEKGAFTGAATNREGLVAAADGGTLFLDEIGELPLEAQARLLRVLQEGEVRPLGSVESRKVDVRLVAATHRDLRKLAKEGKFREDLYFRINVVQLELPPLRERGTDIITLAESLLQRYCTQFGKPLLQLSADAIRAITTYTWPGNVRELENAMQRAVILCEDEREISSELLSIDMDAAPFEEDEEGDLAFAARTSVGRNLRGQPQDAGEDLSLEDYFQRFVLEHQDSMSETELARKLGVSRKCLWERRQRLGIPRTRAASASSLAK is encoded by the coding sequence ATGAGCAAGATACTGATTGTTGAAGACGAAACCATCATTCGCACAGCCCTTCGCAAATTGTTGGAGCGGAATCAATACGAGGTGAGTGAAGCGCCATCGGTCAAGGAAGCGACAACCCGCTACCAGTTGAAAGACTTTGACCTGATCATCAGCGACTTGCGCCTGCCCGGCGCGCCCGGTACCGACCTGATTAAACTGGCCGGCGATATCCCGGTGCTGATAATGACCAGCTATGCCAGTTTGCGCTCTGCGGTCGATTCCATGCGCATGGGCGCAGTGGATTACATCGCCAAGCCGTTTGACCACGACGAGATGGTAACTGCGGTCAAACGGGTTATTGGCAAAGCCAAAGCGGGCAAACTCGCCAGCCAGTCTACCCAGACTGCCAGCCACGCCATTGCCGGCATGATCGGTAACAGCGATGTCATGCAGGATCTCTACAACCGCATTCACAAAGTCGCGCCCACCGCCGCCACCGTACTGGTGCACGGCGAAACCGGTACCGGCAAGGAACTGGTGGCCCGTGCGCTGCACGAAGAAAGCCAGCGCGCCAATCATTTAATGATCTCGGTAAACTGCGCCGCCATTCCTGAAACCCTGATTGAATCCGAACTGTTCGGCCACGAAAAAGGCGCTTTTACCGGTGCTGCCACCAACCGCGAAGGTCTGGTTGCAGCTGCTGACGGTGGCACCCTGTTCCTCGACGAAATTGGCGAACTGCCACTGGAAGCCCAGGCGCGCCTGTTACGGGTATTGCAAGAAGGCGAAGTACGCCCGCTGGGCTCGGTAGAGTCGCGCAAGGTCGATGTGCGCCTGGTAGCAGCAACCCACCGCGATTTGCGCAAGCTGGCCAAAGAAGGCAAGTTCCGCGAAGACCTTTATTTCCGTATCAACGTGGTTCAGCTGGAACTGCCACCGCTGCGTGAGCGCGGTACAGACATCATTACCCTCGCAGAATCGCTGTTACAGCGTTACTGCACCCAGTTTGGCAAGCCGTTACTGCAACTCTCTGCCGACGCCATTCGTGCAATTACCACCTACACCTGGCCAGGTAACGTGCGCGAACTGGAAAACGCCATGCAGCGCGCCGTCATTCTCTGTGAAGACGAGCGGGAGATCAGCAGCGAGCTGCTTTCTATTGATATGGACGCTGCGCCCTTTGAAGAAGACGAAGAGGGTGACCTGGCCTTTGCGGCGCGCACCAGCGTCGGCCGTAACCTGCGCGGCCAACCGCAGGATGCCGGTGAAGATCTCTCTCTGGAGGATTATTTCCAGCGCTTTGTGCTGGAGCATCAGGATTCCATGAGTGAAACCGAGCTGGCCCGTAAATTGGGCGTGAGCCGCAAATGCCTCTGGGAGCGACGTCAACGCCTGGGTATTCCTCGCACCCGCGCCGCCTCGGCATCGTCGTTGGCAAAATAA
- the gluQRS gene encoding tRNA glutamyl-Q(34) synthetase GluQRS, translating into MKSRKNKSAVNAGYSGHKRARFYFMPATSPAFLNTPYIGRFAPSPTGLLHFGSLVSALASFLDARACRGTWLVRMEDLDPPREQPGAADAILQALEQHGLTWDGEVVFQSRRHAAYETLLHDLQRQHLIYRCDCTRQDLQTMGGIYNGRCRTRLVDTSHPHALRLKLYDTLPLPDDRLEFTDLFQGQQIQNLRLEAGDQILKRKDGLFAYQLAVVADDMAQGITHIIRGLDLLPVTARQIAFFNICHRPAPLYGHVPMAINQHGQKLSKQNLALPLDGQKASGNLWYALAFLGQRPPPELKTATVAEILAWGVQHWQREQVAAMPREALSPLLSGEEYPHL; encoded by the coding sequence ATGAAATCAAGGAAAAACAAATCGGCGGTTAATGCCGGTTATAGCGGGCACAAACGTGCCCGCTTTTATTTTATGCCAGCAACGTCTCCCGCCTTTTTAAACACGCCTTATATTGGCCGCTTTGCGCCATCTCCTACCGGTCTTTTACACTTCGGCTCTCTGGTCAGCGCTCTCGCCAGCTTTCTTGATGCTCGCGCCTGCCGCGGCACCTGGCTGGTACGCATGGAAGATCTTGATCCGCCCAGGGAACAACCTGGTGCAGCCGATGCCATTTTGCAGGCACTGGAACAACACGGTTTAACGTGGGACGGTGAGGTGGTTTTTCAAAGCCGGCGTCACGCAGCCTACGAAACCTTGCTCCACGACTTGCAAAGGCAACACCTTATTTACCGCTGCGATTGCACCCGGCAGGATTTGCAAACCATGGGCGGCATTTATAACGGACGCTGCCGAACCCGCCTTGTGGATACCAGCCACCCCCACGCCTTGCGCCTGAAACTTTACGATACGCTACCCCTGCCGGATGACAGGCTGGAATTCACGGATCTTTTTCAGGGGCAACAGATACAAAATTTACGGCTTGAGGCTGGCGACCAGATACTTAAACGCAAAGACGGACTATTTGCCTATCAACTGGCGGTGGTGGCCGATGATATGGCGCAGGGCATTACCCATATTATTCGCGGGCTGGATTTGTTACCGGTGACCGCCCGCCAGATCGCCTTCTTTAATATTTGTCATCGCCCGGCGCCGCTTTACGGGCACGTGCCCATGGCCATCAACCAGCACGGGCAAAAGCTGAGCAAACAAAATCTCGCACTGCCGCTGGATGGACAAAAAGCGTCCGGCAATTTATGGTACGCGCTTGCCTTTCTCGGGCAACGCCCCCCACCCGAATTAAAAACCGCGACAGTCGCTGAAATACTGGCGTGGGGCGTGCAGCACTGGCAGCGGGAACAAGTGGCGGCAATGCCACGCGAAGCGCTTTCCCCATTATTATCCGGCGAGGAATACCCGCATTTATGA
- a CDS encoding ATP-binding protein, whose protein sequence is MTFELTHVALIGIIYLLSLFGIAWITERGWIPESVTSHPITYILSLGIFASAWVFYGVIDLAFSYGYGALAYFLGTGALFLFAPVALAPLAELARRHQVHTLADLLVFRYHSHGVGALTTLGMLCGMLPLMALQIQAIADTMHILTVSSNPSLPLEGTGLTFKDVMALCYCVILAAFTILFGSNREQHRGLITAMAFESLIKVCALCAVGLVAVYGIFGGMEGLDNWLAEHPENLALLHTPIRDGSAHTLLLVFVATAVTMPHIFQMGLAETPLMRNSHIVTWAFPLFLLLMALPVFPILWAGFELAVPLPAQYFTLGVPILFESPSLTVLAFIGGLSAATGAMIVITLALATMVMNHWLLPSVSLRARHDIYRQLLWLRRILIAAIFFGGYLFYWILDSRYSLTNLALMAFIETLQFLPCTFAITFWARGNRRGVIAGLSVGTLIWAFGLLIPALTGINALDLPLFAEPIPVGNDYWSQVALLSLGANTLIFIGVSLITRQTDDEQYNADQCAADEISHPVRQALDVNSAADFKTRLARPLGKVTASREVEIALNELGLAMSERRPYALRRLRDQIEGNLSSLMGIHVASEIMDKYIPFQEAETRDGVDINLIESRLAQTRDHLTGMAAELNNLRLYHRKTLEELPMAVCSLGLDREILMWNHAMSRLTNTPGEDVIGSYLEDIAEPWCSLLVDFCNSSEAHYYRREIDLNSRPHWVSLHKAAIEGTINAGVYDQVILLEDVTETQLLEQELVHSERLASVGRLAAGVAHEIGNPITGIACLAQNLRYESENPEILETAEQILSQTDRVSRIVQSLMSFSHTGSNRKSDFHAVVLRNCANEAISLLSLQKDRNQVLFINDIASNAIVAGDTQRMIQVFINLLSNARDASPEQGRVMLASEEDEYSITFSITDEGPGIPPEHIEQIFEPFFTTKDPGEGTGLGLAMVYSIVDDHGGFLEIISPADTVHSRGAKFIIKLPRYLDALE, encoded by the coding sequence ATGACCTTTGAACTGACACACGTTGCCCTGATTGGCATCATCTACCTGCTCTCCCTGTTCGGTATCGCGTGGATAACCGAACGCGGCTGGATTCCCGAATCCGTTACCTCGCACCCGATTACCTACATTTTATCGCTGGGCATTTTTGCCAGTGCCTGGGTATTTTACGGCGTTATTGATCTGGCATTCTCCTACGGCTACGGCGCGCTGGCCTATTTTCTCGGCACCGGTGCGCTGTTTCTGTTTGCCCCGGTGGCACTGGCGCCGCTGGCAGAATTGGCCAGACGACACCAGGTGCACACCCTCGCTGACCTGCTGGTATTTCGCTACCACAGCCATGGCGTGGGTGCGCTGACCACGCTCGGCATGCTGTGCGGCATGTTGCCCTTGATGGCGCTGCAAATTCAGGCCATCGCCGACACCATGCACATCCTTACCGTCAGCAGTAACCCCTCACTCCCCCTGGAAGGCACCGGCCTTACCTTTAAAGACGTGATGGCGTTATGTTACTGCGTGATTCTGGCGGCATTTACCATTCTGTTCGGCTCCAACCGCGAGCAACATCGCGGCCTGATTACCGCCATGGCCTTTGAATCGCTGATCAAAGTGTGCGCGCTCTGCGCGGTAGGTCTGGTCGCCGTGTACGGTATTTTTGGCGGTATGGAAGGGCTGGATAACTGGCTGGCGGAACACCCGGAAAATCTCGCGTTATTACATACTCCGATCCGCGACGGCTCTGCCCACACGCTGCTGCTGGTATTTGTTGCCACCGCCGTGACCATGCCGCACATTTTCCAGATGGGCCTGGCAGAAACCCCTTTAATGCGTAACTCGCACATCGTTACCTGGGCATTTCCGCTGTTTTTGTTACTGATGGCGTTACCGGTGTTTCCTATCCTGTGGGCAGGTTTTGAACTGGCGGTTCCACTGCCCGCGCAATACTTCACGCTGGGCGTACCGATTCTGTTTGAATCCCCGAGCCTGACAGTGCTCGCGTTTATCGGCGGCTTGTCAGCGGCAACCGGCGCAATGATCGTGATTACCCTGGCGCTGGCCACCATGGTGATGAACCACTGGCTGTTGCCCAGCGTCAGCTTGCGCGCCCGGCACGACATTTACCGCCAGCTGCTCTGGCTGCGCCGCATTCTGATTGCCGCCATTTTCTTCGGTGGCTACCTGTTTTACTGGATTCTCGACAGCCGTTACAGCCTCACCAATCTGGCGCTGATGGCCTTTATCGAAACCCTGCAATTTTTGCCCTGCACCTTTGCCATCACCTTCTGGGCGCGCGGCAACCGCCGCGGTGTGATTGCCGGCCTGTCGGTGGGCACACTGATTTGGGCATTCGGCTTGCTGATTCCGGCACTGACCGGTATCAATGCGCTGGATTTACCGCTGTTCGCCGAGCCGATTCCGGTCGGTAACGATTACTGGAGCCAGGTCGCCCTGCTGTCTCTGGGTGCCAATACCCTGATCTTTATCGGCGTATCGCTGATCACCCGCCAGACCGACGATGAACAATACAACGCCGACCAATGTGCTGCCGATGAAATCAGCCACCCGGTGCGCCAGGCACTGGATGTCAACTCTGCGGCCGATTTCAAAACCCGCCTCGCACGCCCGCTGGGCAAGGTCACTGCCAGCCGGGAAGTGGAAATTGCGCTGAATGAGTTGGGGCTTGCCATGTCTGAACGCCGCCCCTATGCACTGCGCCGCTTGCGCGACCAGATAGAAGGCAACCTGTCCAGCCTGATGGGGATTCACGTTGCCAGCGAAATCATGGACAAATACATTCCCTTCCAGGAAGCAGAAACTCGCGACGGCGTAGATATCAATTTGATTGAGAGCCGCCTGGCGCAAACCCGCGACCATTTGACCGGTATGGCTGCCGAGCTGAACAACCTGCGCTTGTACCACCGTAAAACGCTGGAAGAATTACCCATGGCAGTTTGCTCTCTGGGGCTGGACCGGGAAATTCTGATGTGGAACCACGCCATGTCGCGCCTCACCAATACACCCGGCGAAGACGTCATCGGTTCTTACCTGGAAGACATTGCCGAGCCTTGGTGCAGCCTGCTGGTGGATTTCTGCAACAGCAGCGAAGCCCATTATTACCGCCGCGAAATTGACCTGAACAGCCGCCCGCACTGGGTCAGCCTGCACAAAGCCGCTATTGAAGGCACCATTAACGCCGGGGTTTATGATCAGGTTATTTTGCTGGAAGACGTCACCGAAACCCAATTGCTCGAGCAGGAGCTGGTACACAGCGAGCGCCTGGCCTCGGTAGGCCGCCTGGCGGCCGGTGTAGCGCACGAGATTGGCAACCCGATTACCGGCATTGCCTGTCTCGCGCAGAACCTGCGCTATGAATCGGAAAACCCGGAAATTCTTGAAACTGCGGAGCAGATTCTCAGTCAAACCGATAGAGTTAGCCGGATTGTGCAGTCATTAATGAGCTTCTCGCACACCGGCAGCAATCGCAAAAGTGATTTTCATGCCGTGGTTCTGCGCAACTGTGCCAATGAGGCAATAAGCCTGCTGTCATTGCAGAAAGACCGCAATCAGGTACTGTTTATTAATGATATCGCCAGCAATGCCATTGTGGCCGGTGATACACAGCGCATGATCCAGGTTTTTATTAACCTGCTATCCAATGCAAGGGATGCCAGTCCCGAGCAAGGGCGTGTTATGCTTGCCAGCGAGGAAGATGAGTACAGCATTACATTTTCCATTACTGACGAAGGCCCAGGCATTCCTCCGGAACATATCGAACAGATTTTCGAACCCTTTTTTACAACCAAAGATCCCGGAGAGGGCACTGGCCTCGGCCTTGCCATGGTATATAGCATTGTGGATGACCATGGCGGGTTTCTGGAAATTATCAGCCCGGCTGATACAGTCCATAGCCGCGGAGCAAAGTTTATTATCAAACTGCCCCGCTATCTGGACGCTTTGGAATAA
- the sfsA gene encoding DNA/RNA nuclease SfsA — translation MTSSDFGLGWQQATLLRRYKRFLADVRLSDGSEITLHCPNTGSMRNCVLPETPCWYSVSDNPRRKYANTLEIVTTPGGHLAGIHTGRANGLVKDAILNGTIKELQGYSLIRQEVTYGQEKSRIDFLLTGAVHDPRDCYVEVKSVTLMEAPGQGMFPDAVSQRGSKHLRELVAMVQQGHRAVLVYCVQHSGIQWVEPADAIDPLYGKTLREAMVAGVEVYAYAAHLEPQQSLVVLNDSLPLVIGKV, via the coding sequence ATGACCTCCTCTGATTTCGGCCTGGGCTGGCAGCAAGCCACGCTGTTGCGGCGTTACAAACGCTTTCTTGCCGATGTGCGCTTGTCGGATGGCAGTGAGATCACGCTGCACTGCCCCAATACCGGCTCAATGAGAAATTGCGTGCTGCCCGAAACGCCTTGCTGGTACTCGGTATCTGACAACCCCAGGCGCAAGTATGCCAATACGCTGGAGATTGTTACCACACCCGGTGGGCATCTGGCTGGTATTCATACCGGGCGCGCCAACGGTTTGGTGAAGGACGCCATTCTCAACGGCACTATTAAAGAATTGCAGGGCTATTCATTGATTCGCCAGGAAGTGACTTACGGGCAGGAAAAGTCGCGCATCGATTTTTTGTTAACCGGTGCGGTGCATGACCCTCGCGATTGTTATGTAGAAGTTAAAAGCGTGACCTTGATGGAGGCGCCGGGGCAGGGCATGTTTCCTGACGCGGTCAGCCAGCGAGGCAGCAAACACCTGCGGGAATTGGTAGCCATGGTGCAACAGGGGCATAGGGCGGTGTTGGTGTATTGTGTTCAGCACAGCGGCATCCAATGGGTTGAACCGGCGGATGCTATTGATCCTTTATATGGCAAAACACTGCGTGAGGCGATGGTAGCGGGGGTTGAGGTTTATGCCTACGCAGCTCATCTGGAGCCGCAACAGAGTCTTGTTGTGTTAAATGATTCGTTGCCATTGGTGATTGGCAAGGTCTAG